TCAAAGTCTCTTGGCTGTGGAGCTCACAGACATAGGAAAAGGTGtatgggtggtggtggtgggggggtggggggggggttcgGCTCACAGGAAATCAACTGAATTAAATATCAACCCTGGCTGCCAGGATAGAATGGCTTTAGCCACGGAAGACAAAGAAGGCCATTGTTCATTCTTGTGAGTGCAGGGCTGCATTTTGGGGGAGTGATGCAGGTTTGAGTtagcttttctgtttcttaaCTGTATTACTGAAGCAGTTTCTTGCAATTACAAACagcagtggggggaaaaaaagtaaaataagaaaaagggGGTGTAGGTCCGGTGATTATTTGCTGAAAAATATCTGCTACTGAGTTCTGTTGTGgctaatggaaaataaataaaagggtTTAGGTATGCATCCAACATATCTAGGGGTTTAAAGATATAAGGGTTCCAGCATGTCAGCCCGTCTCTCAAAACACTTAAATACAAAGAGGTACtctaaaataatgaataacaaAATTATGGCAAATCATCTTTTTACAACATCACCTGACAAAccgtaagaaaaaaaatcccccccttcccctctcttctcccatgagaaaagcaacaaaatacatttagatGCCCATGGTCATGCCTAGTCAAGCCCTATCAAAGCCCATTTAACCATCCAGCCTTCCCTTTCCTCCCTCCAAATCACCCACCCATcgtccctccctcccacccaaTCCCCCCATTCACAGTTTTCTCCtcttaaaatattaataaccATTAGCATAATAATCACTTATCACATATGCAAATTGAATGGGTTGTTGATGTTTCCGATGatgatttgtttaaaaagtgCTTGTTTGATTCCACTGACACAAAAAGGAACAGGAAGGAGTGAAGCAGAAaagtggtgacattttcaaaataaagagaaatcaCTTCAGCAACAGTGTGATGAAAAGATCATGGATTGATGTTCATTGCATTTTGAGACAGCCGTTAACAGCAACGGGTCGAATTTTGTCTAAGCTGCATCCTTTCTGCTGGCCACTGGTGGGCACAACCAGAGGCGTGCGTGGTTAGACAGGATTCATCAACCGACAATTTAATATCGACAGAACAGTCACTTACGTTCAAACATCCTCTTCACTTCAGAATATGCTGCGTGAGCAACGTGGGCTGAACTCCATCACAAGTTTTACTACCTCGTGTACACATGTGGCTCTCAAAAGAAATGTGGATGTCTTCACATTGACACAACAGTACCATAATCTCAACAAAGCTGCACGCAGCAGAAACCAAACATGATCATGTAATTTGTTGTTCTGACgagttaaaaacacaacacaaaaacaaaatcaaagctTTGTAGTCTCAAAGTACACCTGTAAAAACTGTGCTAATTGCATCTCATAATACAAAGTCTTATTACACAATTTTGCCTATTTTCCTGAGTTAATACGTTTCTTGTAACagacaatatatattttttgccaTTTGAATTCTGGGCCTTTCCCTGCcacaaatgttattattattgaaattaTCAACATTATTCATTACTTTACAATGGTATGATGATTGGTAAAACACaagatttcagaaaaaaattaagcaAGTTTATAGCTACCctctaaatgtttttaaattacatttaaatctACGGTACGTTCATATCAAAATCACTACTCTTAAACAAAAACTGAGCGActaaatacataataaaaatgagaatattttttaaaaaattgcatTTGAGGCCATGTAAGACCCTCCCTGGTCATTTCTGTATTAACATTTAATggcagtgtttaaaaaaaattgctacaaaaacaaaattaggATGGGTATAGGGATCGTATGGACAGCAACAGAACGGCCCCCTAACTGGATTCACCTCGTTTGACCCTTATCTGAAACTTTGGCTTGTCGGGGTTTTTGATCCTGTACTCACTGGCTCACTGACGTCAGCTAACAAACTCGTATACCCTGAGAATTCTGACACTGGAGTCCGTATTCGGTGGTCAACCTCTGATCCAGGATCGCTGCCATAGCTCAGAGGGGTCCGCCGCCCTGACTTGAACTGGGAGCCAAAGGCCTGGGCGAAGTTCTCGATCTGATACGTGGTTTCTTTAGGGGGGTTCAGTGGGGACAGGTCTGGGTAGCTGGAGCCGTTGGTGGGTGCAGCGCTCCCTCCAGCCTTGGGTTGCTGCCCCTTAGAGCCCTCTGCCGAGACAGTCAGGTCCTGGGGAGGTAGGTTGAAGGCGCCGGGGGAGTGCTGCTTCTCCAACTGCTCCGTCAGCTCCTGAGATGGAGTCAGCTGCTGGTGGCTAGTAGATTCTAAGCCGAGATGGTACCCCGCCTGGGAGGGGGAGCCAACGAGCATGCCATAGTGTGacttggaggaggaggatgaggaggttgAAGAAGGGGCAACAATGGGCAGAGGggaggagacagcaggagggAAGCCACAATCCAGTGGGGATGAACTGTACACGTGTTTGTCGGAGAACAGGGGCCCTGTAGgactggagctgctggacaGAAGTGGGAAGGGCCCTGTTGGGCCAAGGCTGGGGAAGGGTCCACTATGGCTAGTGCGCTCCAGGGCTTGCAGAAGAAACTTTGAGTACTCGCTCATCACTGCTGTCTTGTCACCACCGTTGGGCGAATCATCCTCCAACTCAGGGGTGACAGGGGCTGCAGGCTGGAGGTCTACATGGTGTGGGTGGTCTGACAGGTCGAAAGTCACATCATGGTGGTGTGTCCCCTCGGGCTTATGGCTATAATGGTCTAGCAGGCTCTGCAGTACCTCATCTGGAATGCCTGACTTATCGTGCTTGAGTTCCAAAGGTGAAGAGTCCAGCATGGCCAGTGTGGGCTCAGGCCCCAAGGAGCCCTGGATTACACTACTTCCCTGGGATGCCATATGCAGTGAGCTGGCTCCATAGTCATTATTAACCGCATGGAGGTAGCGTCGCTTTTTCACAAACTGCATTGCATCATCGTAGTTGCTGCTGGTGGTAGGCCCCTGCTTGTTGCCCCCGGCACTCTGGAGTAGACCCATGTTATCAAGACCAGAACCATCTACGTGATCCATGGAGCCAGGCTTTTGTCCCAGCTGTTTCTGTCCGTCAACACCGTCTTCCAGAGAGAGCAGGCCCTTGTCCAAACCTTTGCGGCCAGCTTTTTTAAATACCAATTTGGGAGTACGTCCCTGCATGGGGGGGCCAGAGCCAGTGGTGTGCTCCATGTTGTAGTCCTGTAGGCCCAGATCACGGGCCATCTCCCCAGAGGACGATGCTGCTGCCACTGATGCTGAggcatttttcttcctcttgcGCTCACTGCCCTCACCGTTTTTGGACTTGGCCCTCTTGCGTCCAGAGGTGGTAGAGTTTCCCTGAGTGAGTGAATAGCTGCCATGGCCTAGCTCTGCTTCGCTGAGCTCCAGCATGCTTGGGTCCAGGCCCTTCTTTATGGCTTCTCCACAAGTCCGTTTGTGCTTCAGTAACCGGTCTGTTCTTGAGAAAAACTAAAACAGGAGGATGAcaaaaagagataaataaaagttttgtaTCCACTGGTAGGAGAAAGGTAGGTTTGCATTcttataaatgtttttatgttaatattAGAGCAATTGCATTTCATGAGAATATTATATTGACCTCATTTGGCACAACTGTACCAAACCTTTATAAAACTAATTTAGAAGTTTAAAGTACAGAAAGAATTTCtaataatgacaatattttTCCTTACACACACTATTCAACAAAGAATCACTGTAAAGgcaaattaaaatatatacaaagTCAATgggaaaatacataaaattaaGATGCAAAAATATGATAAGCTACTTAGTAAACAGACTACAGATAGCCTACTTGTTGGCAGGTGTCACAGCGATATGGCTTCTCgccactgtgtgtccttttATGTCGCTCCATATGGTACTTCTGGATAAAACGCATATTACACTGGTCACAGCTAAAAGGCTTctcacctaaaaaaaaaaaaaaaaaaggaaaaagaaaaaagacagaagcaaCCATGTTAGGGCTTGAGTCAGGGAAGGCAGTTATTCCAAAAGTCAGCATATTATGTACTCAGGTGCAATAACTCACCACTGTGGATCTTTTCGTGCCGCTGGAGCAGGTACTTCTGAATGAAGCTCATGTTACACTGACTGCACCGGAAAGGCCTTTCACCTGTGCGATCAAGAGTACAACCATCCGACCACCATATTAATTAATGCCCAGCTTGTCGTATAAATACACATCAAAATTAAACCTATGAGACTCATGTGCTCAACAGTCTTACACTAACAATATATGAACATGTACTgttgtagaaaaaaataaactgacttttcctttaaacaGTTTATAAGCTTGTGTTCAAAGAAACAAGTGAGGAATTCCCAGCAAAAACAATGACTAAGACATCCAGAAATACATGAGTAATCACTGAGTCACCCATGGCTCAAGCGATCGTCTGGTTTCAAGTAAAGCTCCAAGCACTTATGGTGAAGGGGAGATTAGTAAAAAAGGGGGTTGAAagagtaaatgtaatttaaagattttcttttgaaagaacaatgtttattaataataaaatgataaatgtttttgATTCCTGTGTCATTCTTTAAATGTAGTTATTTAAGGAAAATCCTCACAGTCAAAGGAAAAAGTAAGGTAGTGACAAGCAGTGAAAGTCTCTCACCTGTGTGTATAAGCACATGTCTGCGCAAGTGGTAGGAGCTGCGGAACGCAGCATTACAGTGCTCACAGATATGTGGTTTTGAGCTGGGTGACAGGCAAGCTCCGTCTGCATCCAACATCATGGCCTACAAGGAGAAAATCTGAGTTCAACTGAGCAAGtaacaataaagttgacttttCCACACTGCATGCAGCTCAGGCAGGAGACAAATCTCTTCAAGTGCAAACAATTATATCCAAAGCAACACATTCTGGTGTTATAAAGGACCTTTGCAGCATCGTTGCGTTTCCGTCGTGCTTTGCCTCCCTGCCCATCCCCATTGCTCCTCCGCCCCCTTCTACCTGAGGACTCTTTTGGCTCTTTACCCGGTCTTCCAGGTACctaaagacaaacaaccaggTAAGTATACCAATCTATAAATGACAATTAGACACAGTAATCACTACTAGGATTAAAAGCCTCTGCACTACAATCTCTGCTTATGCAGTAAAGAATTAGCAGATGAACATGTTCAACTAGATATTAACAACATATCACTTGAAACAAGGCTTAGAACCAAAACCCCTTCTCACCGGTTCTCCAAGGGAACGAACGTTGCTGAGGCTGAGGTCATGCAGAAGCATGTTCTGGTGATTTTGGTGGTGGTTGCCGAAAGACATGTCCGGCATGTCAGTACCACTTTTCCCCGCGCCCCCTCCAGCACAGTTCACCCCTACTCCTCCACCCCCGCCATAGAGGGGCATACGATAATCCAGCTCGCTTAGCCGCTCCTGCTTAATGCCCATACTGTGGAGGAAGCCCCCTGTGTTCACAGCAGTGGTGCCCTGGTGTTCTGGGGGCGAGTCACGTTCTTTCTTCAAGATCATCTCCTGGGGAAGCTCACCCATAACAGACTGGGAGGCCAGCCGTGTAAAGCTGGTGACAGGTGGCAGGTGGCTGAACATAAGCATACCTGGTGCAAAATTGGGGTCCATGCCACCGTTGCGCAAAAACTCATTGCCTATTTTGTCCTGGATAATACTCATGGTGGtggttttgctttgtgcagGGAAGAAGGGCAATCAATCTAAAGAGGAATGCAGGAGAAGAACATCCTGAAAGAGAAGgcacatcaaaaaaaaaaatcataagcACTGATGATTTCAGGTATGAGCCAAGCATacaactgacattttgttgcaAGTCTTTTTACAACCTTTCATATCTTATAAGTCCTTACAGCTATGTAAATTTAGTCAGTTCTATGTAGTCTTTACAGTATGCATTGCGTGTACTACAATGTTCCCAGAATTTCCTCAGTTGCCCTTTAATTACTTAATTGGATTTATCAGGCTTTACCTTACGGAAGCACAGCGTACCGTAACAGAAAACCTTAAGAAATGGTTTGTAtataatacatttaatttacaacATGAAAAAAGGCTAGAAATGAAAAACCTCTAGACGAAAATAAATCTCACTTTGTGCGACTTTGTGAAATACAGCAGAACAGTGACATAATTAAATTGTGATAATGTACTGTGATTTATCAATCAGAACTTgtgtagaagaaaaaaacaatacagaaaaagaatcaaaaaCTAAATCTCACATAACACAAAATGAGGTTGACGGTAAAATTGCCTAGATTTGTCAAATAACATGCTTTATATGACTTaataaaagtaaagttttaatAGAAGATGGATTTCTGAAATAACTTAAACGTAAAAACGTAAGCTCTGCACGACATGAGAAGACTGCAAATTCTGTTCAATATAAGGCGAAACGAAAAGTAAAGTTGCCTCTACCTTTAATCCAAATCTAGTATTGTTCTTCTTGCGACATGTGACTTGGATTGTagccaaaataaaatctgtaacTCGACAgcttttaaacaaatatttctaTTGTTTTCGCACTTTGATTCATGCAGGACAACACCATTTGCCACCTTTGGCTAATAACCCAACATGAATGCAAAAGCTGGGGGCATTGGTTGCAGTACAGGCAAATTAATCGGTTCAAACAGACTTACCTAAAACAAACGATATTTAGGTCAAATCAGGCCAGtcctttcagtcattttagaCAGGCGCCGCCGTTTGGCTTCGCGTATCAAAACCAACAAGGAAGAGTGACTGGATTGAGAATTTATTGTTTAGTCTAGCCCAGTCGACCATTTGGCTATGCGACACACAACTCAACAGAAAGCGGATGGGCTTTTGTGATGCAGAATAGTTAGCCAGCTAGTTAGCATAGTTAGCTAGCCGGTTAGCCACCATGAGACAATCAACGCATCCTCAGTCATAACAATCGACTACAACGTCTTACAAACCACAAACAATCGTTCAAACAAAGTCATATCAACCGCAAAAGTTATGTTGTCCGAAATAACCCGCATTTGTTGCTAATAGGTGTCTAATTATATCCGTTATGATCAACGTACCGTAACGTTTAGCCTGTTACCTAAcgttgtgtgtgttgctctcaAGCTAGCTAACGCTAAAACAGGATCCATGATTTGATGCTATTAACGCGTATACTGACTATTTAAACAGCATTTCTGTGGGAGGGGGCTCATACTGAAATCAAACTGCACAAACTGATGGAATAGAAAATCAAATATGCATAAATATAGAGAGTTAATATCATGCGATATGGTGAAATTGAACAAGTTTGCTTTAAAGTCGGATCGGCAGCCCAAATTACTCATTCTCCAATTCCCAAGCTTTGATGACGCTCGTGAAATCAAATCTGTCTGGCAACGGTGGCGCTCTATTTATTGATAGCTAACTTTAGCCGTAATTACAAACGGATAATGATTACCAGTACATTTAGCTCGCAAAAATTCCTCGGCGATAACGGTACATGTGGACTTCAGATCAAATGGCCGAGCTACAAAAACAGTATGCTTTGAAGCAGCTGTGTTTATAACAATAAAGCTGCCATGagctagctagttagctgcTAGCTGCCCCGACTGAAAACCCGCATTACGGCCCATGCAACAGAAACAATGATGCTGACTCTCAGTGCATCTCCCGTTTGCGCCGAGCCAGACAATTCCGTCGTTTCAATCTCGACAAAGCCAAAGCATTCGGTACGAATAAAACCCCATTTAGTTTTCCACTCACCTACACATGACCGCACTTGGTTTCAAACGTGCCTATAATCTCTCCTTATTCACCGCTTTGGGGTTTTATTGCCAAAACATTGTTCTCCGGCGGTCGCTGCTTTCTTCCATCTTGTCTTGGCGCGGGGAATTATGGGTGCAGCGGACGGGTCGTGAGAGGAGACAGGCGAAGGCTGCTGAGAAGATCAAATCCGTCTCCTAAGGTTTTAGACAGCCTCACCGGACAGCACAAGCCACTCTGTGCTGTGTAGTGTGATGCAAATATACTGGACACATTAACATGACCAGATATTGTCACGTAGAGAGATATGACGTGCTGCAACTCTTTGTCTATAACTGAAAGATATATTTAAATGTCCcctttttacttacttttaaaACACTTAGCAACAATACAttgcttttcagttttgtacATGAGTTGTACGTAGGAGGAAGAATATCCTATGTTTTGATTAACCGAAATGTGATTCTAATTAATGAAATGCATTATCGCACAAACAAAATTTGACGCAATTTTGTAGGTCTCAAATTTCGAGACTAACCATAATGATAACTTTTTTGTATGTATGATGTCGTAATTATATGCTATTTTTTTGCCTGGCACTTCTCAAAGAGGCAGAACAGCATGATCATCAGCATGCAATCCAACCAAGGTTTCACATGCACAAAATTACAATTTCTCTGCACATATCTCAGCTCAGGGTATCTGCTGACTTCTGTTACTGATGTAAAATCACTGTTTCCTTTCCCCAGTTTTTCAATCTTAATGCCTCATGATCATTCTTTTTTTGTGGCCTTGACATTTAAGTCAGAAGTATTGTTGTATAGTAGGATATTATCTTATACTTTAACATACAAGATCTCACAATACATCCACGGTTGGTGGCCTGCTACAACTGACTGTAAGTTGAGATGATGATATTTATATTGACAGTGGATGAAGAAACTTAATGTCATGGATCAGTCACATCTGGAATTTGTATAATGAACATAATAAGGTCGGTATCTGTGCCAATACTGGTGTGGCTTATCACATCAGTGCATCcatggacagaaacaaaacgCTGGACTATCAACCAGGCAAAAGCAGACAGCCACTCTGGAGCCCCAGACTGCCAGGGGCCCCAAAAACCCTGGCTACATGGTGAATTGATTTTAGGTCATTTGATTCATTACAAATTTCATCAGCCAGTTTGCTCCACTGTAGTCATCATCAGTTAAAGCGGGTTCTGTTTTATGATCTTATGTTGAGGCCCCACACTGTTGAAGGTCCCATGtgttaaaatctatttttaataccttaatttcttttgtttatgttataaTACTAATAAATGAAAGGTGATGGTGCACCAACAGGAGCACAGTTTTTGTCCTGGAGCCTCCAATTAGGACTCTCACTGTATAATtacctgtttctgttttattgcagTGGTGAACAAAGTGAGCCTATGATACTCCtcagatggaaaagaaaagatttatttGGAATCTGATGGATGAGAGTGtcttttgatttaaaatgcCAAGGCGCTACATTCGTGACTTGGTGGAACTGGTTATTTCGGTCGCCTTCATGATAATCttgaaagcttttcttttttctgctgatgCGTTTTCATTTGGTATTTAATATCAGAACAGCGTGTTAGAGAGAGTTAACTCcaactttgtcttttgtctgcagTTCATAAGCAAACTTAAGAAcatggtttttttgtttgttttttatttattcaagagAAAAATCTCTTGTCGGTGCATAACATCCATTAACTCAGAGCACTCAAATTACAAATGAATTCATAAAATGTATAACACTGTttacactttcattttattgtgagGTAAACATGctctttaaatataaaatattattatatctttaaaataGCCATCGGTGCTTGCTTTTGGCCAGTGGCCCACCGTTAAGTTCCAGTGTCGGACCTTGCTGGAAAAAAAGTTTGAGCACCCCTGAattaactgaataaataaatgcagtttgcATTATCTACTTGTAATTGCTAGTTATGAGATTAATGACTTAAAATTATGAGTTAATGTGAGTCACAATGTTGCTTCTGAGGAGATTAAAGTGATAAAGAGACCATTTGataaacaatgaataaaaaaacaggGCACAGTGACAATtgaacattacattttaatttgactcaCCAGATCACTCCCCTGTTATTACAAGAGTATGCAGACTCATCATGTGCATCTGTTGAGTGAATCATAGCATATTCCTGATAaatggggcagtcgtggatcagcggttagggtgtcggacccgtaaccggtggattgctggttcgattccccgtcccggtgtccatgactgaggtacccttgagcaaggtacctaacccccactgctccccgggcgctgcacgcggtcgcccactgccccgggtttgctgtgtgtgtgtgcacgtcacttgggtgggttaaatgcagagaacaaatttcgttggagtgagttccctccaatgacaaaatatgtcactttaatctttaatctttaatcttaaaaaaaaaattgaaagaaCACTCAACCTGAAGCACCCATTATTGCATGAAGATTAAAAGTTGAGCTGAATACCCCACTGTTCCTTTATGACCATAGTTCAGTTGTGACATCCTGTGTGATCTTTTCATACAAAAACCACCATTGTCACTATAGTTCCAAATCCCAAAACTTCAGCCAGTGGCTATTTATTTTGTATACACATCAACTCATTGTGTGGAGCGTTTCATTTCCTGCTGGCCTGGGACTAAGTCCAACTGgattctttcctctgtctgtgctcCCTATCAGCCTCATAtgccttcattttcatttgattaaaaGATCAAGGAAGGTGGGCTGTTTTCCGAGTTTGAGATGATGAATTGACAGTGATGAAGCAACCAGAGGTAATCACAATGTTGCAAAATTCCCCATGCTTTTTAACTTGATATTCCTCCTGGGACTAGGACCATTAACAGCATGATGCAGTCTTACAGCTGGACTATTTGAAACATAAACAGTGTTTATAGTGCTCAGCCCTACTTACAAGAGCATAGTACTGATTCCATATTCAGAGTGTGTAAAACAACTTTGAcaacagataatcatctttaTTTCATAATATTCCCATGGGGACTTGGTATGAAGTGAGCTTATGGAGATTTTCTGAACATCTAATATTCCAAAGGGCATATGTAGATTTGCTGAGACATCTCTTCACTATCTGTCTATGGTGTATAATGCGGGTCATACCTGCAGTTATTGGCATTAAGGTTCACTTCCTCTGCACTAACACTAGGGGGAACCAAAGAGCCGACAATAGCACCAAGTACTCAGAATAACCAGTTTTATCGTGCGGTGTTCTCTTAAAGACTTCTAAAAGAAGCAAATTATAAGACAACACGAAGAAAATAGTGTGCgtaaaagcaaaaagaaaaacgtaAAAGTTGCCCTCGATTCATTTCACTGTTATATTGTTTGCTCGCTTTGATGCTTTACCTGACTGGTACATTTCCCTCCATAGGCTACAACCCCAgatcacctcctccacccttcTCGAAATGGAAATTCGCCACCCCTGCTGCAGTTCGTCTGTACTCTTTAATTTGCACTCACTCACACCAGAGTGATCCCTCAGGCTGAAGTGCGCACTCTAGCCTGCtattcacattcacagcttTATTGAATAACAACACCTCAGTGGATCTCCCAAGGACACAGCCTCCGAGCTATTCAATACGGCTTTTTGTTCTAAATCTAATATTGAGcgtgtttctttttgttcctctACGGATGAGacctgaggaaaaaaagttgGCACCTGCAGGAGACTCTTTTGCGTAAAGGACCAGTAAACCTGAATCATGTATTGCGCAGAATCTCTGCTCTCTTACGATTAATTTACAGGAGAGAGGCGCATCTCCATTTTACAAGATGCGAGTAGCGCGGCTGGATGTTACTGCATGGTTTTGAGCAAAGGGTACCAAACTTGCGTAAAGACCCCGATTCTGCACAAGTATCGATTGCTTATCACAAGTAAGTGATTGATACAATGTCAGCCATACGGAGGAAATTTGGCGAGGACTACCAGGTGGTCAACACCAACCGGGGCTTTACTTTTTCCGCACCGgtgaagagaaagaggcagCGGTTTGTGGAGAAGAACGGCCGCTGCAACGTCCAGCACGGTAACCTTGGCGGGGAGACCAGCCGATACATCTCCGATCTCTTCACCACGCTGGTGGACCTCAAGTGGCGCTGGAACCtactcatcttcatcctcactTACACAGTTGCGTGGCTGGTCATGGCTTCTATGTGGTGGGTGATCGCCTACATCCGCGGCGACCTGAGCCACGGCGGCCACGACTCGTCCTACACCCCGTGCGTCGCCAACGTGTACAACTTTCCCTCCGCGTTCCTGTTTTTCATCGAGACGGAAGCGACCATCGGCTACGGCTATCGCTACATCACTGAGAAGTGTCCGGAGGGgatcatcctcttcctcttccagtCGCTGCTGGGGTCCATCGTGGACGCCTTTCTCATCGGCTGCATGTTCATCAAGATGTCGCAGCCGAAGAAGCGCGCGGAGACGCTGATGTTCAGCCAGGACGCGGTCATCTCGCAGCGGGACGGGAAGTTGTGCCTCATGTTCAGAGTGGGGAACCTGCGGAACAGTCATATGGTATCCGCGCAGATCAGGTGCAAACTCATTAAGGTAGGCTACAGGTTTTTACAGTTCAGGTGCGCAGTACACAGGACGGCATACTTTGGCGCAGCGAGTGTTCACATCTCACTCCGTTTCAAGTCATTAAATGCCACTATCAAGGCTGAGTCTAATTGACGGacctttaatttgttttgaaattgcTCATTATGTTTCATGAATGCTTTCCAAGTCATGCATTGAAATTCTATTCATCTCCAGAACTGGCTGTATTCCCCGGGGGTCTCTATAATTTGCAGAGAGGCCATGATTTTAACATGAGGCTCCatcataaaatgtattttattgagCGACCAATTACATAAACCCCCCCTGCAGCGACTTCAGCTGGTCCTGAGCACGGTCTTGTGTTGCTGCTCCCCTCCCTATTCGTTTCTGAGCTGCAGAGTGTGTTCCCTGGTACAGTCAAGGTCCTCGCAAACGGTCCCCCCTCAGTCAGCAGATTGACTGTCAATGGGCTGTATATCTTAAGTTCAGCCTCAGCTTTAACTGTCCGCAGATGAGATGAATGGGCTCCCAAGAGGGCAGCAGGCTCATTGGAAAACTACACTGATTGACTAAAACATCAACTGAACCAATTCCTATACTCTATCTAAAAGACAAAATGCCACTAATCTTCAGCATCGTGAGCTGATAATGATTTAGGTTTGTATGAAGTGTGTGCAGATTTCAGTACAGAAGAAATCCTGAGGATGAGAGGAACcgaggagagagaagagggaagcATTCTTTGTGATACAACTGAGCTAGAACTGAACTACATATAATAGAGATGAAATCTGCAGTATCAATCAC
The Scatophagus argus isolate fScaArg1 chromosome 21, fScaArg1.pri, whole genome shotgun sequence genome window above contains:
- the znf281b gene encoding zinc finger protein 281b isoform X1, with amino-acid sequence MSIIQDKIGNEFLRNGGMDPNFAPGMLMFSHLPPVTSFTRLASQSVMGELPQEMILKKERDSPPEHQGTTAVNTGGFLHSMGIKQERLSELDYRMPLYGGGGGVGVNCAGGGAGKSGTDMPDMSFGNHHQNHQNMLLHDLSLSNVRSLGEPVPGRPGKEPKESSGRRGRRSNGDGQGGKARRKRNDAAKAMMLDADGACLSPSSKPHICEHCNAAFRSSYHLRRHVLIHTDRTGERPFRCSQCNMSFIQKYLLQRHEKIHSGEKPFSCDQCNMRFIQKYHMERHKRTHSGEKPYRCDTCQQFFSRTDRLLKHKRTCGEAIKKGLDPSMLELSEAELGHGSYSLTQGNSTTSGRKRAKSKNGEGSERKRKKNASASVAAASSSGEMARDLGLQDYNMEHTTGSGPPMQGRTPKLVFKKAGRKGLDKGLLSLEDGVDGQKQLGQKPGSMDHVDGSGLDNMGLLQSAGGNKQGPTTSSNYDDAMQFVKKRRYLHAVNNDYGASSLHMASQGSSVIQGSLGPEPTLAMLDSSPLELKHDKSGIPDEVLQSLLDHYSHKPEGTHHHDVTFDLSDHPHHVDLQPAAPVTPELEDDSPNGGDKTAVMSEYSKFLLQALERTSHSGPFPSLGPTGPFPLLSSSSSPTGPLFSDKHVYSSSPLDCGFPPAVSSPLPIVAPSSTSSSSSSKSHYGMLVGSPSQAGYHLGLESTSHQQLTPSQELTEQLEKQHSPGAFNLPPQDLTVSAEGSKGQQPKAGGSAAPTNGSSYPDLSPLNPPKETTYQIENFAQAFGSQFKSGRRTPLSYGSDPGSEVDHRIRTPVSEFSGYTSLLADVSEPVSTGSKTPTSQSFR
- the znf281b gene encoding zinc finger protein 281b isoform X2, coding for MSIIQDKIGNEFLRNGGMDPNFAPGMLMFSHLPPVTSFTRLASQSVMGELPQEMILKKERDSPPEHQGTTAVNTGGFLHSMGIKQERLSELDYRMPLYGGGGGVGVNCAGGGAGKSGTDMPDMSFGNHHQNHQNMLLHDLSLSNVRSLGEPVPGRPGKEPKESSGRRGRRSNGDGQGGKARRKRNDAAKAMMLDADGACLSPSSKPHICEHCNAAFRSSYHLRRHVLIHTGERPFRCSQCNMSFIQKYLLQRHEKIHSGEKPFSCDQCNMRFIQKYHMERHKRTHSGEKPYRCDTCQQFFSRTDRLLKHKRTCGEAIKKGLDPSMLELSEAELGHGSYSLTQGNSTTSGRKRAKSKNGEGSERKRKKNASASVAAASSSGEMARDLGLQDYNMEHTTGSGPPMQGRTPKLVFKKAGRKGLDKGLLSLEDGVDGQKQLGQKPGSMDHVDGSGLDNMGLLQSAGGNKQGPTTSSNYDDAMQFVKKRRYLHAVNNDYGASSLHMASQGSSVIQGSLGPEPTLAMLDSSPLELKHDKSGIPDEVLQSLLDHYSHKPEGTHHHDVTFDLSDHPHHVDLQPAAPVTPELEDDSPNGGDKTAVMSEYSKFLLQALERTSHSGPFPSLGPTGPFPLLSSSSSPTGPLFSDKHVYSSSPLDCGFPPAVSSPLPIVAPSSTSSSSSSKSHYGMLVGSPSQAGYHLGLESTSHQQLTPSQELTEQLEKQHSPGAFNLPPQDLTVSAEGSKGQQPKAGGSAAPTNGSSYPDLSPLNPPKETTYQIENFAQAFGSQFKSGRRTPLSYGSDPGSEVDHRIRTPVSEFSGYTSLLADVSEPVSTGSKTPTSQSFR